One region of Culex pipiens pallens isolate TS chromosome 2, TS_CPP_V2, whole genome shotgun sequence genomic DNA includes:
- the LOC120415721 gene encoding probable zinc transporter protein DDB_G0282067 — protein sequence MVAGRVLVLVAVACCLVAVQARPNGKDEEWKHGGGKDHHSEEHSSHGEKGDKGYKHDEEHEEGKKGHHDKEGHKKEYYDEGGHKKKHHDEGGYHKEMKKGEKGEKGHKFEESGSFKKGHSTKGHHEIHKLDEFKKEKKFFDEDHDEAFDEKSGGFKEEHGYKKGGQEKKGHKKSGHHHDHYGKKGKKKKGSHHHDHVGHKSEHGHDEHWNHKEDFGKKGGKEHHKKWGHKKGKH from the exons ATGGTGGCTGGTAGAGTTCTGGTGTTGGTGGCAGTTGCCTGCTGCCTGGTGGCAGTCCAGGCAAGGCCCAACGGCAAGGACGAGGAGTGGAAGCATGGCGGCGGCAAGGATCATCACTCCGAGGAGCACTCTTCGCACGGGGAGAAGGGGGACAAGGG CTACAAGCACGACGAGGAGCACGAGGAGGGCAAGAAGGGTCACCACGACAAGGAGGGTCACAAAAAGGAGTATTACGACGAGGGTGGCCACAAGAAGAAGCACCATGACGAGGGTGGCTACCACAAGGAGATGAAAAAGGGAGAAAAGGGCGAGAAAGGCCACAAATTTGAGGAAAGTGGCAGTTTCAAGAAGGGACACTCGACCAAAGGGCATCACGAAATTCACAAGCTGGACGAGTTCAAGAAGGAGAAAAAGTTCTTCGACGAAGATCATGACGAAGCGTTTGACGAAAAGTCGGGAGGTTTTAAGGAGGAGCATGGATACAAGAAGGGTGGCCAGGAGAAGAAGGGTCACAAAAAGTCCGGCCATCACCACGATCACTATGGCAAGAAGGGCAAGAAGAAGAAGGGATCGCACCATCACGATCACGTGGGTCACAAGAGCGAGCATGGCCACGATGAGCACTGGAACCACAAGGAGGACTTTGGCAAGAAGGGTGGCAAGGAGCATCACAAGAAGTGGGGTCACAAGAAGGGAAAGCACTAG
- the LOC120415718 gene encoding uncharacterized protein LOC120415718, whose amino-acid sequence MKCMVVGCGRTRRTDPLLSFHRFPKDLCIRRAWISFCVNSTDEELHFNVKGSTRVCEIHFVDGNAKNYTTVRGPIPDELGAENNENVGTLVSRLREKVVKLER is encoded by the exons atGAAGTGTATGGTTGTTGGGTGTGGGAGGACACGGCGGACTGATCCCTTGCTCAGCTTTCACCGATTCCCGAAGGATCTGTGTATCCGACGTGCATGGATCAGCTTTTGTGTGAACAGCACGGATGAAGAACTTCACTTCAATGTGAAAGGCAGTACCCGCGTTTGTGAG ATCCATTTTGTCGACGGCAATGCCAAAAACTATACAACCGTACGAGGACCCATTCCGGATGAGCTTGGAGCAGAAAATAATGAGAACGTTGGAACACTAGTTTCCCGGTTGCGAGAGAAAGTGGTGAAATTGGAacggtaa